The following proteins come from a genomic window of Montipora capricornis isolate CH-2021 chromosome 9, ASM3666992v2, whole genome shotgun sequence:
- the LOC138015139 gene encoding uncharacterized protein, producing the protein MDHKESSNENGGVSRIESHDAREELIASTRENAPEQTLENPNEEKSPGTSSEEPPVSSVSVPSELESSHLAREEPCHLCNGLGVEKQEETVQNPCRFCRCKPTNNDRGTSISEIDKATAASVLTESDFLPDSRSAYGDCLLGLSDSTSLAEYNFSGSEQQVEDLKTEAPQKEKTPSSNCCHLFVQTSWIGLTIRMFLFERSFPGRREKHFTLYMIPAEDCKAYEEIHQQNIQRGNSRQIPFAVNNSQSEEFHTCFLENEDQITVSFEIENQHQQNFVAMDDDDRREFVFRGLTIRSESQNRLEKGAKSTFRVQCIGEPGALCQEQGVITLTINSHSSMITKLFFSISTWSSMRDHADEVQEGEI; encoded by the exons ATG GACCACAAAGAAAGTAGCAACGAGAATGGCGGCGTTTCTCGAATCGAATCTCACGACGCGAGAGAAGAACTGATTGCAAGTACACGCGAAAATGCACCAGAACAAACTCTGGAAAATCCCAACGAGGAAAAATCGCCAGGCACATCGTCAGAAGAGCCACCAGTGTCTTCTGTTAGTGTGCCGTCGGAATTAGAAAGCAGTCACCTTGCCAGAGAAGAGCCCTGTCACCTTTGCAATGGACTCGGTGTCGAGAAACAGGAAGAAACAGTTCAGAACCCGTGCAGGTTTTGCCGATGTAAGCCGACCAACAACGATCGTGGAACGTCGATTTCGGAGATTGATAAGGCCACAGCCGCATCTGTACTTACAGAAAGTGATTTTCTTCCCGATTCACGAAGCGCGTATGGCGATTGCCTACTTGGCTTGTCCGATAGCACTTCACTCGCAGAATACAATTTTAGTGGCAGCGAGCAACAGGTTGAAGATCTTAAAACAGAAGCTCCTCAAAAAGAGAAAACCCCATCTTCAA ATTGTTGCCATTTATTTGTACAAACTTCATGGATTGGATTGACGATCAGAATGTTTTTATTTGAAAGAAGCTTTCCCGGAAGAAGAGAAAAGCATTTCACGTTATATATGATTCCGGCCGAAGACTGTAAG GCTTACGAAGAAATTCATCAACAAAACATACAGAGAGGAAATTCCAGGCAAATTCCCTTTGCTGTTAATAACAGTCAAAGTGAAGAATTTCACACTTGTTTCCTGGAAAATGAAGACCAGATCACAGTTTCATTCGAAATCGAAAACCAACATCAACAGAACTTTGTTGCAATGGATGATGATGACAGACGTGAATTT gtTTTCCGAGGCTTAACCATCCGATCTGAGAGTCAAAATAGATTGGAAAAGGGAGCCAAGTCAACTTTTCGAGTCCAGTGCATCGGTGAACCTGGTGCACTATGCCAGGAACAAGGCGTAATCACACTTACCATCAACTCACACTCATCCATGATTACCAAATTGTTCTTCTCCATTTCTACCTGG AGTTCAATGCGTGATCATGCGGATGAAGTGCAAGAAGgtgaaatttaa
- the LOC138015141 gene encoding uncharacterized protein, with product MDDEEGSNVNGVPRIESAHDTNEEPLASVSENAVEEPLPNEEKSPDTSSEEPPVSSVSVPAELERSHLEERCYLCNRAVGVELQEGTVQTTCRFCRREPTNNHGGTSISEFDKDPDTALGTESDFRDNPRSRYAGDRLLGFSECGREQQVEDLETEVPPKEKTPSLNSCHSFVRTPWTGLTIIMFLFERSFPERREKHFTLYMIPAEDRQVYQEIHHQNIQKGNTRQIPFAVNNSRSEEFHTLFLENEDQIRVSFEMENRHQHNFVAMDDEDRREFVFRGLNIRSESQNRLEKGTKTTFRVQCIGEPGALCQEQGLIRLTINSRPSMMTNLFFSISTWSSMRGDADEVQEG from the exons ATG gacGACGAAGAAGGTAGCAACGTGAATGGCGTTCCTCGAATCGAATCAGCTCACGACACAAATGAAGAGCCGCTTGCTAGTGTAAGTGAAAATGCAGTAGAAGAACCTCTGCCAAACGAGGAAAAATCGCCAGACACATCGTCAGAAGAGCCACCAGTGTCTTCTGTTAGTGTGCCGGCAGAATTAGAAAGAAGTCACCTTGAAGAGCGCTGTTACCTTTGCAACAGAGCAGTCGGTGTTGAACTACAGGAAGGGACAGTACAGACAACGTGCAGGTTTTGCCGACGTGAGCCGACCAACAACCATGGTGGAACGTCGATTTCGGAGTTTGATAAGGACCCTGACACAGCTTTAGGCACAGAAAGTGATTTTCGTGACAATCCACGAAGCAGGTATGCAGGCGATCGTCTACTTGGCTTCTCCGAATGTGGCAGAGAGCAACAAGTTGAAGATCTTGAAACAGAAGTTCCTCCAAAAGAGAAAACTCCATCGCTAA ATTCTTGCCATTCATTTGTACGGACTCCATGGACTGGATTGACGATCATAATGTTTTTGTTTGAAAGAAGCTTTCccgaaagaagagagaagcaTTTCACGTTATATATGATCCCTGCCGAAGACCGTCAG GTTTATCAAGAAATTCATCACCAAAACATACAGAAGGGAAATACCAGGCAAATACCCTTTGCTGTTAATAACAGTCGCAGTGAGGAATTTCACACTCTTTTCCTGGAAAATGAAGACCAGATCAGagtttcatttgaaatggaaaatcGACatcaacacaactttgttgcaatGGATGATGAGGACAGACGTGAATTT GTTTTCCGAGGGTTAAACATTCGATCCGAGAGTCAAAACAGATTGGAAAAGGGCACCAAGACAACTTTTCGAGTACAGTGCATCGGCGAACCTGGAGCACTATGCCAGGAACAAGGTTTAATCAGACTTACCATCAATTCACGTCCATCCATGATGACCAACTTGTTTTTCTCCATTTCTACCTGG